In Rhodopirellula sp. P2, the DNA window TTCGGTTCACGCTTCCGTGACGAGCAGGAACTCTGGCGAATCCCACTCCAACGACAACACATTATGCGGGTCCGCAAAGCCCATGCCGATGTCGCCATGCAATGAGACAGCGGTTGCCAACGAGTTGCCTGACAACGGCGGTTCGACCACCAAGCGGACGCAAACCAACTCGATCGCAAGGTGTCCTCGCAGCAACTGCTGGCCGTTGGCAGCGGATCCCGCAAGCTGCCCTGCCACGGCGCAAACTGGCGGTTTGATACAACGCTCCTTGTTCAACGCTCCCTTCAATGAATTCGAATTCTGCAGCAATCCCGATCGTTCGTTGGTCTGACTTCTGAATGCCTGCCAGGCCTGGGCACTGGCACCGCATGAGCAATCCCGAGATTGTCTTGGCCCCGTTGGCACAGGAGATGCATTCACGATGCATCAACGCGAAAACGATCACCACGACAGCACCTTCCCTGACAAGAGAGAACCAATCAGCAATGAACACTCCATTGAATCACGTCACATGTCCGCAGTGTGGGAAAGTGGTTGATGACCGCGTTCCCGCCTGCCCTGACTGCGGGGAAAAGATCTACGTCAACGTGCCTGGCGACATCACCCCAACGAAGCATCCACCGTTGGATTCACACGACTCAGTTCAAGAACCGAAAAACTCACAAAGAGATAACTGAAAATGGCAAAGTACAACGAAGGGTCCAGCGTGAAGTGGAAGTGGGGGAACGGATACGGACACGGAACGGTGCAATCCAGCTTCACCCAAAAGGTAACGCGGAAAATTGATGGCTCGGAAATCACGCGAGATGGCTCGGAAGAGAACCCTGCCTACTATGTTGCGGTTGACGATGCGAACAATGTGCTGAAGCTTGAAAGCGAACTTGAGAGCGATTGATGAATCACTGACACCGATGTCGAAACAGCAACTGCCGCCGGAAAACATCGAGCGGGTCTTCCAAATCCTCTCCCGAGAAATGCCAGGTCGTGCTCCGGGTGCGATGGGACCAAAGGGACAACCCAACCCGTTTCGCACGTGCATCTCTTGCATGCTGTCCGCCCAGTCACGGGATGCCAACACGGCCTCCGCGACAGCGGCTTTGTTCAAGCTGGCGAGGTCTCCCCGAACCATGCTCCAACTGAGCGAGAGTCAAATCTCGGAAGCGATCAAGCCGTGTGGTCTGTACAACGTCAAAACCAAAAACGTTCGCAAATTCTGCCGAGCGTTGCTGGATGAATTTGGTGGAGTTGTCCCCAGCACCCGTGCGCAATTGATGCAGCTCCCCGGTATCGGCCGAAAGTGTGCCGACATTGTGATGCAGTTTGCCTTTGGGATCGACACAATCGCCGTTGACACACACGTTCATCGCGTTTGCAATCGGACCGGCATCGCCATCGGGACCAATGCCGAAAAAACGGCGGAAGCGTTGGACGAGATGGCTCCCCCCTGGGCTTTCGCGGAAGGGCACTTTTGGCTGATCCAGTTCGGCAAGCGTATTTGCTTGTCGCGAACGCCGAAATGCGAGACTTGCCCGATCAATGAATTCTGCCTGAAGCGAGCTGACGATCGGCGAAGCGAATCCGAGTGAGCCAAGCACCTCGGACAGTTTCAAATTGCTTGGCCGCAGTCGCTGAACATCGAGCAGACATCCACGCCGATCAATCCGACCTCGACGATTCGATCGCGTTCAGAACAAACGCCTTCTGGTCCTCAACCAACGCGTCCAAGGAGGCGACATCGAGTTGAGTGGCCGAATCAATCTTGGCAGCCAATGAAGGCATCGCGTCTCGACCAAATTGGCAAAAGGTGGCCCCAAAGAGGGACGCTCCGCGGAGGTTGCAGTGTCGAAGGTCAGCCCCAGAGAGGTCCGCTCCTTCCAGGTCCGCGTTCTCGAGGCAAGCCTCTCGAAGGTCGGCCATCTGGAGCTTCGCATTGGAGAGATTGGCGTTACGAAGCTCAGCCTGCTGAAGATTGCAGGATTGGAAATCTGCATCCCGAAGCTTCGCGTTGGTCGCTTTCAAACCGGCCAAGTCTCGATGGGACGCTTGGATCCCCCGAAGATCTTGCCCTCGAAAATCTCGGGACTCGATCACTCGCAACGCGGCTTGCTTGGTCAACGTCGGTGCCATGTAGCGTTCCTCATGCCACGGATCCGCCCCGTTGTGGTAACCAGCCTCGGATTCCCAGTAGCCCAGGCGTTCTTCGTTCAAAAACTCAATCCGACGGATCCACTTCACGCTTTTGTAAAAGTACTTGCCGGGCACAACCATTCGCATCGGACCACCATTTTCCGTCGCCAGCGGCTTGCCTTCTGCTTGCAAAGCGATGATCGGGTCGAGTTCCAGCACCTCGCTGAGCGGTAGCGAAGTCGAATGATTTCGCTCACTCCTTGCGACAAACGAAACGAATTTCACTTCACCGGTCCAAATCGGCGTCCCCGAGTCGTGCAGCAAATCGAGCAAGCGCACGCCAGTGAATGACATCGCCGGTTTCGACCAACGCGTCACGCAGTGAACATCGATTTGACGAACCACCTGCGGCATCGCTTGAATCTCGTCGAGCGAAAACGTTCGCGAACTAGAGACGCAGCCACAAATCTCGAGCGACCAAGGCGAATCGGTGTCGCCCGGGTGTCGTTCACCAACAATGGGCCAACGATCACCACGAACAAGCTGTTGATTGGGAGGAAGAGTGTTGTCAGTCATACGAGGATCGTACACGCACAAGCGTTTTTGAGCGAGAACGATAGAAGCATCTGATTGGATCAATCCCGGTACAAAACGTGATTTCTCATGATCCAAAGTAGGTCTCTCCCTCCATTGATCCGTTCGATGAGTTGTCCATCTGCTCCGTACAGCAGGACACCGCCATTTGAATCGAAACCATACCGAGAGAACATCTTGGCGTTGCCGTCATCGACCGCAATTGGGAGTTGAAGCTCTCCCGCCCATGCGTCTCTGTTTTCAGGTCCTGAGATTCTGGTCCCGACGACACCAACGACTTGAACCCCTTGATCACCATAAAACTGGTGCACAAGATTCGCTTCTTGGAAACTGCGTTTCGATCGTCCGAACACAAGCAGACGAAAGTCCGCTTCTCCTGAAACAACATCGACCGGATCGCCTTGCAACCAATTCGTTGCCCTCAATGGCTGGATCGTCTCCGGAGCCTGCTGATACCGGGCCAGTTCATTGAGCTCCGCTTCCAACGCGGAGTGGACTTTGAGTTCAACGTCTTCCCAGGGCGCCGCGGCAACGTCAAACAATCGACTGGATTGCCGCAACCGTTCACCAAAGCTCGATCTGAATTTCCCATTTGCTTCGAGAGCATAATGGGCTCCTTCAATCAGTCCATCAAAATGGACGGCTCCGTCTTGGTCGGTTTGCTTGGTCCGTATGGTCGTCGACATGTTGCTCCCACGATTTGAGCGCGATGACACCTGAATTTTAAGCGAGACCGGAACATCCACCAAAGCGTTGCCGTCCGAATCAATGACGACGCCCTTTAAGCTTCCTTCGGGTGCCAGCACCATCTCGAGACGTTTCGCATCGTTTGGCAAAATCGTCACACGAGACAGCTTTTTGGTCGGATGAATCGCATAGACCACCTGACCACTTCGCCATCCACGAACAACAGCAAACTTTCCGTCAGCATCAGTCAGGATGGGCTCTTGCCGTAAACCTTGAAGAACGATGGCATTCGCAACGGGCTCGCCTGACTCAAGTAGCACTCGTCCCTGAATTGGAGCAGATCGGTTCGCGGTGAACGTTTTCATTTGAACGGTCTCGTTCGCCGCAACATGGATTTCCCGCCGATCGTTCTTCGGGATCTTCCATTGACCCTGAGTATCTTCGATTTGCACAGAGTATTCGCCTTCGGCGACCTCGCCTTCGTAATAGCCTTCCTCATCGGTGCGAAGGCGGTGCCCCTGCCGATGATTGGCGCTAAAAGAGATGGACATTTGCCCAACTCCATCGCCCGTCTCTGCATCCACTACTCGGCCTCGGACCGTTCCTGTGTGATGAAGCGAGAACTCCATCGTGGGCTTGTCTTTTCGGTAAAAATGCCAGGACCGACTGACAAGCGTTGGGTGCTTGATCGAGATGTTCGAGTTGGCATCACGTAGTCGCGTCTCAACGATCCCGTCTTCGGGGACATCACAAACGACCATGAATACGCCACCGATCTCATTGACCACCACTTCGATCTTCGCCTGATCTATTTTGTCCGAGTCGGTGGGACTTTTGACGACAAACTTGACCGGATCTCCCTTCTCGATCACGGCGGTCAAAGGTGTTTCCGAAAGAAGAGTTTCCCAAATCGGCGTTTTGGCAAATTCGGGATGCACCAGCTGAACGTCATAAAAGCTGGCTTGCGAAATGGAAGGGATCTCCATACGGCCATTTTCGTCCGACGTTGGCACAGGCAAACCGAGTTGCTCCCAGACATCACGGTACAGATACAGACTGGTCAATGTTTCGCCTTTTAACTGCAATTGATTCAGGACAGCCCCAGCCACGGGTTGCCCCTCTTCGTCGACCACATCGACAATTCCGATCGCCTCTGGCTGCAGTTCAAAATCCAGGTCGAGCAAATCAGCGTTCAACGGTGGCGAACCGGAATGGCGATGAACACGTCGCGTTTGAATTGCATAGCCGCTCGCGTAGGAATAAATGGCCAGTGATTTCAAATCTGGGTTGGTGAGTGGAATGTCAGTGAATTCGAAACGCCCCTCCGCATCCGACGCATCCACCAAGCTCACCACCTCACGCTGCTCGCTCAGTTGGTAGAAGGCAACCACCTTTGCACTTTCAATGGGTCGGCCGAACTCATCTTTGACGTATCCCGAAAAGGCCGCATTTCTCAATAGCTCTTCGCTGTCCTCGTTGGGCTGTGTGACGACCGGAGTCTGGGCCGGGGATTCGCTGGAGCCCGTGATTTGAGGCTCAATCGCCTCGACCGGGATCGCCAATTGGCTACCCATAGCCAACACCAATAGAACACCAAGCCCGATTAGCGAACGACCTTTCCAAGTCATTGCTGTTGTCCGATTTCGATTCGCGTTCAGCAGCGATTGGATTCGTTGTTCGAGCTTCCATCGCGAGGTGAACAAGCCGACCGCTCCGAACGGAACCAACGCATGATTTTGACGCTGGGTGATTTGCAATAGAGTCCGGCAATAGCTCGGCGCATCGCAATTTTCCAGCACATAGTTGTCGCAAATCTCTTCTCGGGCCTCCGCAAGACAACGATTCAGACGATGTACCAACGGGTTCCACCAATGAATTGCTGATGTGAGGTGTTGTAGGATCACAACCCATTGGTCTCGGCGTTTCACATGAGCCAGTTCATGGATCAGAACTTGACGCAAATCCGATGTCGAATCGTCCTGAACCATCTCACGAGGCAAAACGACCACCGACTGAATCAATCGAGCGGCGATGGGAATCTCGACTTGGTCAGAAGTTGCCAAACGAACGGACTCGGGTCGGATCCCGACACGTTCGCAGGCTTCGGCGAAGCATTCACACACGCGGGGGCTGGAGACAGAATTGGAGCTTCTCAGAATCTGACGCAAACGAACCAAGCCGAGCACCACTCGAATCAATCCAACGAGCGTGCCGAGCAGTGACACCACTACCAACGCCGGAAACACAAACCACGCCGCTCTCATGAATTGCCCCCTGAGCGGCTTTGCCTGGATTGCTGAATCGCGAGACGCTCCGGTCGCCAACGCGGGCTGGTACGCGTGTGATGTCACTTCCACATCGCCTTGTGACAATGCTTCATTTTCTTCCCGCGACACTTGGTCGATTGGTGTCGACTCAATGTGGCGCTCCATCAAGCTGGCCACTTCCGTTTCGGCCCGCAATTCTGCTAGCAACGGCAAAAGCATGTTGGATTCATTGTCCATCGGCGTGTCGCGTTCGCTGGCCAACAACCCCGGCAATGGGTTGCGAGAGGCGACCTGAGGCGTCCGTAGCAGCGCGATCCAGGCTGGGCTGACAAGGATCAACACCAAAGCAGAAAGAAGCATTCCGTGGCGTGCGGTTGCAAACCTTCGCAACATCCGATTGGCCGTCAAAGCCGCGAAAGAAATCAAGCCGGCGAACAGCACGCAACTGAGAACATAAGGTGGAAGATTCATGCTCAGCGACCTCGCTTTCGAGTGGCTTTCGACTTGGTCTTCTTCAGAGAGGTCTCTTTCGCTTTTTCAGCCGCTTCATCAATCATCGCCGTGATCCGCGTGGCTTCTTCCTCCGTCAGCCCGCGGTATTCGATCAACGCCGTCACCATGTCCTCCGGTGAACCAGCGAAAAATCGATCCACCATCTGAGCAACCTTGACGCCCAAAGAACGCGTTTTGGGTTGAGCGGCGGAATAGACAAACGTCCTGCCGCATTCGCGATGCTTCGCCCAACCTTTAGCTTCCAAACGTACAATCGTTGTTTGGACCGTATTGCGTGCGACGTGTCGTCCAAGGCCGGCCAGATACTCCCGCACTTCACTGACGGTCGCTTCGCCGTGCTTCCAGAATATTTCCATGACCTCCCGCTGGGATTCAGTCAGCGGCGGCGGTGTGGACTTCGTCATCCGTTTCTCCTGGACCGTGGTTCTTCAAGTACTTTCCTTCGACGACAACCTGTAGGCATTGTGCCGACAATCCGTAGGCAGTGCAAGTCGTTTTTATCCAGAAGGTCACAGCGTGCTATCTTGGTGGGAATCAACTTGTCACGTGATTGTCGACGGACGTTCAGACTCAACGAGGAATTTAAAATGACTGCATGGACATTCGCTGCGACACGCTGGTCGTTCGCTGGTTTTCTGTTGCTCACGCTGGTCTGCCATGGTTCCGTCGAAGCAGATGAAACCGCGACCGAGTCCCGAGCCGAATCGCAAGCGTTTGAACTGCGAGTCGTTGACTTGGAAGGCAATGTCGTCCCCAACGCAAGCATTGAAATCCGGTGCCGCCCCAGAATTGCAGCCACCGACATCGTGGTGGGTACCTCTGAAAAGAAGGGCACTTACGGCGTCATGGTCAAAGCTGATTCCATTGGGGTTCTGCGTCTGCAGAGGAAGCAGTTCCCAAAGAACATTTCCTTTTCGATTGTGTCGGAGGGCTACGCTCCGTATTGGCTCGCGTTTGATACAAACAAGAACTCCATGCCTGATTCAGCGACCGCACGAATTGAGGCCGCGTGGGCGGTGGGTGGAGTGGTGCTCGACCCTGGCGGTCGCCCCATCGAGGGCGCCGAAGTTCATCCGAGTCTGCCGTTTCGCATGCCACCAACAGCGACGAGATCGTTGCATGTTGGTACCACGATCAAAACCGACGCGAAAGGGCGTTGGCGGTATGGACATGTTCCCATCTCCAAACGTGACGTGGCGGTCGCGATCAATCATCCCAAATTCGGCCCAGTGAGAACCAATCTTTCTCGCAGTGAGTTTGAATCGACTGCGGAACAACCATCCTCGGGCAGCGTCACCTTGACGCAAGGGTTGACATTGGCTGGTTTTGTTCGTGACCTACAAGGCAAACCAATCGAAGATGCGACCGTCAGAACCAAGTTTCTCAACGAGATTCGGGAAACAAAGACGGACGATTTTGGACGCTATCAACTGACGGGCTGTGAAGAAATGCATTGCCGTGTTGTCGTGATTGCCAAAGAACGTGCCTTGGAAATGAAAGAGGTCCACATTCGTCCGGGAATGGAACCGGTCGACTTTGTCTTGCCTCCGGGTGGACATGTCAAAGTCCGCGTCGTGGATGCCGACGGAAACGGGTTGCCGAAAACCAGGATCTTCCTGCAACGCTGCCGACTACCAAGTGACGTTCAATCGATCAGGTAATGGTTATGTCGTTCGCATTGAAGCGGACGGATATCGCGTGGCTCAATCACGCGACTTCGAATATGACGAAGGCGAAGTGACGTTCGATTTTCAAATGCAGCGAGCTGCAAGTCTCACTGGGCAACTTGTCGACGCAAACGGGCGTCCCGCTTCTGGTGCCAAACTCGCGATCTCCGATCATGGTTCCCAAATTTCAATTCAGGACGGAAGGTTCGACGATTCTTCGACTTATGCAACTCGTTTGGTAGCCGATGAGAAAGGCCAGTTCCGCGTGCCGGCGCGTGAAGCCCCTTTCCATTTGGCAGTGCTTCATGAACAGGGCCATGCATTGCTGTTTTCTGAATCGATTGATTCCGATGCCCCAGTTGAACTCAAGCCTTGGTCATCGATCGAAGGCACTTATCGAATCGGTTCGAAACCAGCAGCCAACTTGCGTCTGAGGATTGACCTGAATGAATTCCATTCGGATCATCCGATCGGTGGGCGAATCTTTGCGTCAGCAATCGCCAGGACCGATGAACGTGGCCGTTATCGCCACAGCCGACTATTCGACGAGTCAACAATCGTCGCTCGCGAAATCATCATGATGGTGGACGATGGTGCAAGAGAGGTGGCTTCTACGCCAAGAATTCCGATCACACTTGATCCTGGCGAACACCGAATTCTCGACATCGGCGGTTCCGGATCTGTCGCCGTGGGACAATTGAGAGCTCCCATCGCCCATGACATGCCAATCCATTGGAAACTCGCAAGCGTCTATGTTTCTCGCCACCTCGTTGCACCGGTTCCGCCAGTCGACCGAAAGACTTTGAATCAGAAACCCGGCCAATGGGAAGCATGGTTGCGTACTCCGGAAGGGCTGGGATTCCTAGCCAGCAGCAAGACCTACAAGCGTGAGCGTTCCAAGTCGATTCGGTACTACGCCACGGTTGGTCCAGATGGAGTTTTCCAAATCAACGACATACCTGCGGGCGAGTATGAACTGAGGGCCGATCTCGGTGAGGGGCAAAAGGGTACCATCCGGAACCACCGATTCTCGGTGCCATCGACCGAGGATGAGCAAGCAACCGGTGCAGTCGATCTCGGCATCATCCAATTGGAATGACCAAGCTGACCGCGATCGAAATCCCGCTCGGTCGACATCATTCCCTTGTCGCACCGAGTTCCTCACCAATCCAACGACAACGATCCGCCGACATGAACCTGTTCGAAAACGTGCCAACGCATTTACCATCGGAACTCATCGAGGTCTTGGCGGAAGGTGAATCGGTTCGCATCGAGCGAATCGTCTCCACGGGCCACTCCACCGATCCCGGCGAGTGGTACGACCAAGCGCAAGACGAATGGGTGGTCGTCCTCAAGGGAGAAGCCCGCCTCCGCTTCAGCGATGACAAAGTCATCTGCATGAAACCAGGCGATCACCTCCTCATCCCCGCCCACCAACGCCACCGAGTCGAATGGACCACCCCCAACGAACCGACCCTCTGGCTCGCCGTCTTCTTCGAAAAGGTGTCAGGTACCTTTTTGGCAGAATAGGTAAGATGCTGATCACCTTGATCGATTTGACAATCGCCCACTCATGACCGGTCTGCCAGTGACATCGCCGCAGGATCATCAAGAACTCCGTCCCCTTGACCGGTTCACGAAGTTCGAAGGCCAAAGTTGCGATCGTTTGAACCTGCTCGATGAATCCGTCCAAGATCGCCCACGAAACTACCTAAACCACCAAAAAGGTACCTGACACCTTTTTCGGGTAGATTGAGCGTTTTATGTGGGAACACCTTGGATGGAAGGATCAGGGATGCGAGTGATTCGTGTGAGAATGAGAGGTTGTGGGCAGGCTTGGTTGGCCGGGTTGGTGATGTTCATGGCCACTGGCGTGCTGGGGGCTGCGGAACCTGTGCAGCTGCGAGTGCTCTGCTACAACATCCATCACGGCGAAGGGGTGGACGGCAAATTGGACCTGCAACGAATCGCCAAGGTGATTCAGTCGGTCGAACCAGATTTGGTGACGCTCCAGGAAGTTGATCAAAAGGCCTCGCGAAGCGGCAGCGTCGATCAACCGGCCGAACTAGCGCGGCTGACGGGGATGCAGGTCGCCTTTGGGCCCAACATTCCGCTGCAAGGCGGTCACTACGGCAACGCGGTGCTGTCGAAGTATCCGATCGTCGATCATCGCAACCGGCTGCTACCGAATTTCGACGACGGTGAACAGCGTGGTGTGCTATCGGCAGAGCTGCAGATCCCCGGACTCGACCAGCCACTGTTGCTGTTGGCCACGCATCTGGATTCTCGCCGCAACGACCGCGAACGAATTGCATCGGCCAAGGCTATCAACCAAATTGTCAGTAAAACGCCAGAACGTTCCGCGTTGCTGGCCGGGGACATGAACGACGTCCTCAACAGCCCAACGCTGGATGAGCTTGAGACCAAGTGGACTCGAGTCAACGAGCGGGTCATGCCGACGATTCCCGTGGCGAAACCACAACGTCAGATTGATTTCATCCTGTTTCGACCGAGCACTCGTTGGAAATTGATCGAAGTCAAAGTCTTGGACGAAGTGGTTGCCTCCGACCACCGGCCAATCTTTGCCGTGCTGGAACTCATTCGATAAAGTTGCTTCCACTTCAATCCCATTGAATGGCGGACGGAGCCTTGCTCACGCCAATGGAACGAAACGGCAAACGACCACGGAAGTCTATACACAAGTAAGACTTACGGTTCCGGGGGATTGAAACGCCCCGTGGTCGAAATGGGCTTGATGAGTCATATTGCTAGCCCAACATCTCCTTCACCCCACCTGTTTCGAGAGCCTTCCCTTGCTAACGATTGAGAAATACTCCTTCGGCGTCGGTGACCGCTTTGCCCATCAAGCGGCCGCTCAACTGCGATCCTTCACTCGTCTGGCCGAAAAGGGCATCCACGTCGCTCCGGTTTGGAACAAATCCAACCGTGAGCACACCTTTGTGGGATCGCAACCGCAGAGTGTGTACGACGCGGCCGCGGCCGCCGTCGCAAAGCTCGGCTTCGATCGACCTTGGCACGTCGACGCGGATCATATCGGTTTGAAGACCGTGGAACCGTTCTTGCCTTGTTCCGACTTCTTCACGCTCGACGTTGCGGATTCGATCGGCAAACCAGCCGACCAAGCTGACATCGACGCTTTCGTTGCCAAGCACAGCGAGTTGATCGGCACGTTGGAACTCGAAGGTCTGTCCGCTCCGCTGACCATCACCGAAGAAGACGTTCGCCGGGTTGCCGGACAGTACATGTTGGCAACCAAAGAAGCTGGCGAGATCGATCGGCACATCGCGTCCGTCAAAGGCGAAGGCAAT includes these proteins:
- a CDS encoding M56 family metallopeptidase, with the translated sequence MNLPPYVLSCVLFAGLISFAALTANRMLRRFATARHGMLLSALVLILVSPAWIALLRTPQVASRNPLPGLLASERDTPMDNESNMLLPLLAELRAETEVASLMERHIESTPIDQVSREENEALSQGDVEVTSHAYQPALATGASRDSAIQAKPLRGQFMRAAWFVFPALVVVSLLGTLVGLIRVVLGLVRLRQILRSSNSVSSPRVCECFAEACERVGIRPESVRLATSDQVEIPIAARLIQSVVVLPREMVQDDSTSDLRQVLIHELAHVKRRDQWVVILQHLTSAIHWWNPLVHRLNRCLAEAREEICDNYVLENCDAPSYCRTLLQITQRQNHALVPFGAVGLFTSRWKLEQRIQSLLNANRNRTTAMTWKGRSLIGLGVLLVLAMGSQLAIPVEAIEPQITGSSESPAQTPVVTQPNEDSEELLRNAAFSGYVKDEFGRPIESAKVVAFYQLSEQREVVSLVDASDAEGRFEFTDIPLTNPDLKSLAIYSYASGYAIQTRRVHRHSGSPPLNADLLDLDFELQPEAIGIVDVVDEEGQPVAGAVLNQLQLKGETLTSLYLYRDVWEQLGLPVPTSDENGRMEIPSISQASFYDVQLVHPEFAKTPIWETLLSETPLTAVIEKGDPVKFVVKSPTDSDKIDQAKIEVVVNEIGGVFMVVCDVPEDGIVETRLRDANSNISIKHPTLVSRSWHFYRKDKPTMEFSLHHTGTVRGRVVDAETGDGVGQMSISFSANHRQGHRLRTDEEGYYEGEVAEGEYSVQIEDTQGQWKIPKNDRREIHVAANETVQMKTFTANRSAPIQGRVLLESGEPVANAIVLQGLRQEPILTDADGKFAVVRGWRSGQVVYAIHPTKKLSRVTILPNDAKRLEMVLAPEGSLKGVVIDSDGNALVDVPVSLKIQVSSRSNRGSNMSTTIRTKQTDQDGAVHFDGLIEGAHYALEANGKFRSSFGERLRQSSRLFDVAAAPWEDVELKVHSALEAELNELARYQQAPETIQPLRATNWLQGDPVDVVSGEADFRLLVFGRSKRSFQEANLVHQFYGDQGVQVVGVVGTRISGPENRDAWAGELQLPIAVDDGNAKMFSRYGFDSNGGVLLYGADGQLIERINGGRDLLWIMRNHVLYRD
- a CDS encoding molybdopterin-dependent oxidoreductase, giving the protein MTDNTLPPNQQLVRGDRWPIVGERHPGDTDSPWSLEICGCVSSSRTFSLDEIQAMPQVVRQIDVHCVTRWSKPAMSFTGVRLLDLLHDSGTPIWTGEVKFVSFVARSERNHSTSLPLSEVLELDPIIALQAEGKPLATENGGPMRMVVPGKYFYKSVKWIRRIEFLNEERLGYWESEAGYHNGADPWHEERYMAPTLTKQAALRVIESRDFRGQDLRGIQASHRDLAGLKATNAKLRDADFQSCNLQQAELRNANLSNAKLQMADLREACLENADLEGADLSGADLRHCNLRGASLFGATFCQFGRDAMPSLAAKIDSATQLDVASLDALVEDQKAFVLNAIESSRSD
- a CDS encoding cupin domain-containing protein, with amino-acid sequence MTKLTAIEIPLGRHHSLVAPSSSPIQRQRSADMNLFENVPTHLPSELIEVLAEGESVRIERIVSTGHSTDPGEWYDQAQDEWVVVLKGEARLRFSDDKVICMKPGDHLLIPAHQRHRVEWTTPNEPTLWLAVFFEKVSGTFLAE
- a CDS encoding carboxypeptidase regulatory-like domain-containing protein — its product is MTAWTFAATRWSFAGFLLLTLVCHGSVEADETATESRAESQAFELRVVDLEGNVVPNASIEIRCRPRIAATDIVVGTSEKKGTYGVMVKADSIGVLRLQRKQFPKNISFSIVSEGYAPYWLAFDTNKNSMPDSATARIEAAWAVGGVVLDPGGRPIEGAEVHPSLPFRMPPTATRSLHVGTTIKTDAKGRWRYGHVPISKRDVAVAINHPKFGPVRTNLSRSEFESTAEQPSSGSVTLTQGLTLAGFVRDLQGKPIEDATVRTKFLNEIRETKTDDFGRYQLTGCEEMHCRVVVIAKERALEMKEVHIRPGMEPVDFVLPPGGHVKVRVVDADGNGLPKTRIFLQRCRLPSDVQSIR
- a CDS encoding DUF2945 domain-containing protein: MAKYNEGSSVKWKWGNGYGHGTVQSSFTQKVTRKIDGSEITRDGSEENPAYYVAVDDANNVLKLESELESD
- a CDS encoding endonuclease III domain-containing protein codes for the protein MRAIDESLTPMSKQQLPPENIERVFQILSREMPGRAPGAMGPKGQPNPFRTCISCMLSAQSRDANTASATAALFKLARSPRTMLQLSESQISEAIKPCGLYNVKTKNVRKFCRALLDEFGGVVPSTRAQLMQLPGIGRKCADIVMQFAFGIDTIAVDTHVHRVCNRTGIAIGTNAEKTAEALDEMAPPWAFAEGHFWLIQFGKRICLSRTPKCETCPINEFCLKRADDRRSESE
- a CDS encoding BlaI/MecI/CopY family transcriptional regulator, producing the protein MTKSTPPPLTESQREVMEIFWKHGEATVSEVREYLAGLGRHVARNTVQTTIVRLEAKGWAKHRECGRTFVYSAAQPKTRSLGVKVAQMVDRFFAGSPEDMVTALIEYRGLTEEEATRITAMIDEAAEKAKETSLKKTKSKATRKRGR
- a CDS encoding zinc ribbon domain-containing protein gives rise to the protein MNTPLNHVTCPQCGKVVDDRVPACPDCGEKIYVNVPGDITPTKHPPLDSHDSVQEPKNSQRDN
- a CDS encoding endonuclease/exonuclease/phosphatase family protein, with protein sequence MRVIRVRMRGCGQAWLAGLVMFMATGVLGAAEPVQLRVLCYNIHHGEGVDGKLDLQRIAKVIQSVEPDLVTLQEVDQKASRSGSVDQPAELARLTGMQVAFGPNIPLQGGHYGNAVLSKYPIVDHRNRLLPNFDDGEQRGVLSAELQIPGLDQPLLLLATHLDSRRNDRERIASAKAINQIVSKTPERSALLAGDMNDVLNSPTLDELETKWTRVNERVMPTIPVAKPQRQIDFILFRPSTRWKLIEVKVLDEVVASDHRPIFAVLELIR